The Candidatus Omnitrophota bacterium genome segment CAGATGGGCAAGAGCAACTATTATCTTCCGGGAGTAGTTGAAGAATGATACGGATGGTTAAAAAAATAGCAAAAGATATCCGAGACGCCTATAATAACGGTTGGCGTCCCGGATATCTTTTGTGCTGTGCGCGGTGTGGTATGTCATGGACGGAAGAGGAGCCTCGTTGCTGGTATTGCGGATGCTATGCCAAGATAGGTTATTTCAGCCTTCGGGGATCTGAGATGCTGAAGATGATTTACGAAAAGGACAGGCTCAAGGAAGAAAATGCTGCTCTTAGGGCTGATAACGCTTTGAAAGATTATGAGAACGCATGTTTAAGGCGTGCTATGGATTTGAACGAATGGAGGAAGCGGTAATGTATAAAGTTACGGTAGTGTTAAAGAGCACTAAAACGCATGTAGTGGAAGAATTGGGTGGAGCTTCACCAACACGTGTTTTTATTGGTGTAAGCCAGGTAGATGTTGACGCAAATGTTCTTACCGTGCATGTCAATGAGGTTCGGACATGCTTTCCGCGTGAAAACGTTAGCTGGTATACCATTGAGCCAGAAAGCAAGACTATTTAAGGGTTAGATAACCAAGGGGGAAGAACCGATGGCAGATTTTACTCCGGAAGAATTAGGGCTCCCGCCGAAGACGGACGGACGGAAGAAAATACAGGAACAGGCACCGCCCGAGACAGTCTGTGAAATGCCTTTGCAGCAACGCCGTGACGAAACGTTCCGGATGTATTTTATCGAGCATATGACCGAGCAGGAGATAGCAGACTTCTTCGGTAAGTCTGTTGGAACCATCAGCCGGGACATCAAGAAGATGCGTGAGGAGCGAGTAATTCCGGGACGCAAGCATATTTCCCCGGCCATGCAGGAATATATATCGAACTTCTCCGATATAGCCTTCCATCGGTTCTTCACCGTTATTCGTGAGTTATGGAAACAGTATCGAAAGGCAGAAGACGGTAAGGCCGTCAAGGTAAAAATACTCCAGCAAATATTCGATACTGAATCGAAATTCATTGATAGACTGCAGAGCCTCGGCCTGATGTATAAAGAGCCCGAGCATTTCAAGATGGATGATACGGTAGCTAAACGGGCGCAGATCATGGAGATAGCCGACAAATTGAAGCTTAGTAACCCCGACATGTATCTGCAGTATATGAGAATAGCCGCAGAGCTTGAAATGGCCGACAAGAGCGGCCTGCAAGGGGTCAACTTCGACAAGATGGAGTTTGAATTCTCCTCCGATGGCGAAGGTGTAGAAGAAATAGAAGAAGACAAACCCGAAGACGAAGCAGGAGAACAGGATGGCAGCGACGTTTAGTGGAGATGGCCTCAAGCTGCTAACCGTTGGTGATGAAGATACCAGAAGATCGGTAGCGGCAGAGATAAACCCGGCAGTATGGACCATAAGGTATAGGACACTTAAAGGAAAGCCCTATACCTTCTATTCATCTACCGTGCCGCAGGCACACAGACCGTTCCTTATGCAGCCCATGTATGACCAGCACCCGCATAAAGTGACGGAGAAGGGCAGACAGATCGGCATGAGTGAAAACTCGCTGACAGAAGCCCTGTGGTTCCCGGACCAGCACCCGTTTACTAAAGTTGTCTACGTCTTCCCACGTGATAAGCAGGTAAGGCGCTTTTCGTCTACCCGTATCGATGTTGCCATTGAGCAATCCCCTTATCTTAAAAGTCGGATGAAGTCTGCCAACGTTTACCAGAAGGATATAGGCGATAGCTTTCTCATTCTCTCTTCGGCTTGGCAGGCCGACTTGGGCGAAGGTATTGATGCCGACGTTCTGTTCATCGATGAAAAAGACAGGATGAAAGCAAAAGTAGAGATAGCATTTGAAGAGTCTTTGAAGTCTTCCCCTTACGGGTATCTACGGGAGTTTTCAACACCGTCTATACCGAATATGGGCGTAGACGAGAACTATCAGAAAAGCGATCAACACGAGTGGATGGTCCGCTGTGAGGCTTGCGGTATGATGCAGCCCATAACCTATCCTGAAAGCTTCCTGAAGCTCAAGGCAAAGGATGGAACGGTATCATATCGGTTTGCCTGCACGAAGAAGGGATGCAGGGGCAAGCTTAACAGGTATTGGGGCGAGTGGGTGCCGAAGTTTGCCGGGCGTAATATCCGGGGTTATCATATATCACAGATGCTGGCTCCGTGGATATCGGCTAACAAGATCATGCAGAACAAAGAGAAGTATGTATTCAAACAGCTTTTTTACAATTACGTGCTGGGAATACCTTACATGGGCGATGCCATGCTGGTAACGGAAGCCATGCTGGACGCCTGCGTTGAAACGAACCTCGTCAAACTGCCTGCGGGTGAGGCTGTGGTGGCCGGGGTTGATTGGGGAGATACTAGTTGGATGGTAATAGGTAAGCTATGGGAAGGTAGACCTCTAATAATCGATTTAATCAAGATCGATTCTGACGATGCGGAGGAACACCCAAAAGAGGTTGCCCGCATGATGCAGAAGTATAACGTCCGCCTGTGTGTATGCGATGCCGGGTATGGCAAGGATAGAAACGCCCGTTTGCTCAAGCAGTTTCCGGGGCGTATCTTCTCCTGCTATTATCCGAACATCGAGGGCGGCAGCAGCAAGGTCTTCCTGGCCTCTTGGCAGGATTCACAGGCGAAGGTGACTGTTGATAGAACGGTATCGCTAAAGTTGATGCTTCATGCCTTTTCTTCCGGGAACCTGTCTGTATTCCGGAAACTCTACGGCACGCCTCATTTTGACGAATTCAAGAAGCATATCTGCAACCTGGTATCCGTCAAAGAGCTTGGGGACGATGGAACCTCGATGCACGAGCGCATTGGGGCTCTTGGTCCCGATCACTATGGACACGCTACAAACTACCTCACAATAGCATTTGAGAAGGTTACGAACCTTCCACGGAGCAGCGCAGGCTTCGTGGGCGACGATGAAGAGGAATAATCCCTAAAAATCCCCGAGAAACAAATTTTGTTGTGAAATGTATATAGTAATGAGGGAATTACCCTTGAACAAATATACAGGAGGCAACAAATGAACCCGATAATATCAACACTTCTTCAACAACTCAACTGGCGGGAGATGTCCATGATGATAGGCGCGAAGGCGGCTGTCCACGGCGAGAAGGATTTATCCTTCCGGTTCCCCATGTGTAAGAAAGCCAACGTCTGCAGAATCGAATACGATGAGGGTATGGACCTTTACAACATGACCTTCTCCAAGATGAGGAAATACGAAGTAAAGGAAGTTGAGACGTTCCCCATGCTTTACGCGGAAGACCTTAAAATAACCTTTGAGGGATTCACCGGGCTTGATACCCGGTTGCCGTTCGGAAGATAATTCGATAATAAATAAAAACTTGGAGGTATTCATCATGGGATGGCTTTTCGTCAATAAGGACGCGAGAATGTCAGCGAAGGATTACTTTATAAAGGAATTCTCCAGTGAGAGTGAAAACGGTAAACTTACAGTATTGGATATATCTATGCGGGGCAGCACATCCTATATGGCGATAGAGCGGATAAACAAGAGGACCGGCGAGCGCATAGTCTTTGCAGTGGTCTGTCTAACCTCACAGCGGAGCCGGGAATATTACAACTTCGGATACAAGGACATAGAAGAGGATATGGGGCCGTGCTATTATGATTGCCCGGAACGTATACTGCGGAAGCTCACCGTGGCAAGAAGTGAATATGCTCTGAAGTGGCGGGAGAGTTGCCGGGCGGCGAGGGCGAAGAAGCCCGCGAAGCTGTTCAATGTCGGTGACGTTCTGGTGTTCAAGCAGCCGTTGTTCTTCGGGAATATTGGTAAATTCGATACCTTCAAGGTTACAAGCTTAAAGCCTTTGAGGTTCTGGGCTGTGGGGCTTGGCGCGTGTCGTTTCCGCAAGAGCACGCTGGCAAGAGAATACAAGGTTGTTCCGGCAGGAGCACGGGCGGAGAAATTGTTCAGCAATGCCAAAAGACAACTCGCGAAGAGGATAGCAGCGTAAGAAAGGAGGCAATGTGAAATGTTGATCGTTAATTTTATCGCGATTGGAATAGGCTCTTTGTTGTTAGCGAATCTTATTTTACCGGAAGGGATAATATAGAAAGGACGTGTAAGCATGAAAGGTAAGTGTATACACTTTGACGGAATAGTTACGCTGGAGATGGTGCCGGTAGGCAGCTATAAAGGATACGAATTCTTCAAGTTGAAGAAAGACAGGGATGTTTATGCCACAAAGTATCTGTTGCACGACGAGCACTTTTTTCCTGTGATGTCTGTCCACGATGATAAATTCATGGACGAAATGAAAAGGTATATCGACGGCAATTTCCCGGAGATGCGGCAGGCTCTTATGGAGGCCAAAGAAAAGACCTTGACCGGTCCGCGTCCTATCATGGGGATGGCCGATTACCTGGGACGTAGAGAGGAAACCTTACAGCACATCGCCCAGCTTCACGAAGACTGGAAGAGGCAGGACGAAGAGCGCCTGGCCAAGGCAGAAGCCAAGAAGAAGGAGGACGAAAAGCAAGCAAGGAAAGCATTGCGGAATGCCGAAAAGACGTTTTCGCGAGGGGACAAGATATCGGGTGATGCCTTTGTTTCCCTGTGTGATAAATACGGCGTAGTCCTTCCGCTTAGAACACGGGGCTGGTGTATGAGAAGCTTAATAACGATAAGCCCGGATAGTTACAAGGGTTACGGAAGGTCAAATGCGGTGTTTAGGTATGCCGGTAAGCTTAAAGATGCCATAGAAAACAAGATAGCCGCTTAAAGAAGGAAGGGGGAAGTATTCATGAAACTAAGAATGAGCGCGTTACCGCTAATAGCAGCGGCCTTGATAGGTGTAGCAACCGAGAGGGGGCCGGACCGGGCCTTACATGGAGTTGTGAATATGGCCTGTGAAACAGACAGGCTGCAAACGAAGACCGGGCAGGTAAACGGCATGGGGGAGCTTAACCCCATAATCACGGAGGACAACAGAGATTGTATCTTCCGAGTAAGGGCATTGATAGAAGACGATATATGCCGGACAGAATCAAAGACTTTGAAAGCTGTCTATGCGGCGGTAACAATTGCAAACGTCTGCCGTAATGATGCAGAAATGAAAAAACAAGGACTTGAACCGGTCTTCGGTTATCGGAAGGAATGGCAGTTTTAACGGATAGGCGGGCGGCTTGACAGCCGGTAGGCAAGCGGTATAATAATATAGTGGGGGTGCGGGCAATGAATCTTCAAACAATGATAAAAGAGGCTCAACGGTGGAAGGGCGCGACGATCAATGCTGACCGTATTCTGAAGAATTACGGGGCAAGCAATAGGGAGCGGCTACGTCATAGCAACATGACCACTAAGAGCGATCTGGACAATTACCTGATGCGTAAATTCGGAATAGGCGCAGTAGAGGCACGGGGGATAAGTAATACTCTGACCGCTGAGAACCTGCCTGCTGACCGGAGCGCAATGCCGGAAGAATACCGGGGCGAGCCCTGGGCTGACAATGTTATCAATTTTGTGAAAGAAGCATGGAAAGCGATGGAGGTAAGTGAAGGATGACAAACCGGGACAGGTTGAATTCGATTGATAAGGCGATGGTAGCTAATAGTCTTCTTCTGCATGGATACGTCGAAGAAGGGGAAACCTTTGTGAAAGAAATAGACATCAGCACGTTCAAGCGTGTGTTTGCCGGGATGCTTTTACAGGTTGATAAAGGGATTCCTTACATAGCAAACACAGACGGCGAGCAAAATGTCGTATCCTACTTGAATTACCTTACAAAGATCAGAAGGGATTCTGCTGGGGTGATAAGCTTTCACGACAATGATATTCCGGAGAGGTCATTTAAGATCGTTGTTACAGCCTCACACAATCCCATATCTTACTATCTCCGGGATGGGTGGCGGCTTGAAAGAAAAGAAGAGGAGGGTAACTGAACATGGATGCTATAGGATGGAATACCGTTGAGGTACGCGAATATTACGTAGAATGTAACGACTGTGGCAAGGCGGCACCTACGGCTGATACCGAGTTAGGGTGCGTCCTGGAGGCAAGCGCGGCGGGGTGGAAGAAGGTAGAGATAGACGGTGAAGATTTACGCCTTTGCCCGGATTGCATCGAAAGTAGAAAGGGGTAACTGAACATGCCTGAATATGGATGGACGAGCTATAGAAAAACGGGATGGGTTTTACCTTCTGGAACGAAAGAGTATTATGGATGCTTTCGTAAAGACATTGGCACCGATGAATGCATCAAGGTAACGGTGCGATTCTTTGCCAGCAAACCCACTGCCGCAATGCGTGAGATTGCCGAGATGCTTTCTAACGGCGGAAGACCGCAAGATATCAACGGAGCACACATCAACTAAACTTAGGGAGGGAAACTAAACATGGAAGAACTGGAAATAGGATGGAACGTAAACGAGACCTCACAATACACTTTGGAGTGCAGCGCATGTCAGACTTTGGAGTGCAGCGCATGTCAGATAGAATCTAAAGCATCATATGTAGAGTTGGATTGTATAGCTGATGCCAAGAGGTCGGGATGGGTATTGGTATCCAATGGCGAAGAGGAACTTACAATCTGTCCGGACTGTCTGAAGATATTTATAGCCGGTGTTTCTATGGGCCTGTTCAAATGGGCAGATAAATGGCAGGCAGCTATGAATAAGATTGTCACCAAAAACTGGAGGGCAAGCTATGAGAAAAAAGCTTGAAAGCGAACTGGAACAGGCCAGGAAACGCGAGGAAAAATACGTAGGACAGAACTTCGAGACTCAATTCGTGTATTGCCTCTATCAGATGATAAAGCCCTTTACACACGAAGAAGCGGCGGCGAAGCTTGGTATAACTGTTGAGCGACTGGAAAACACGCTGGCGGGTAAGGGCAAGGCGATAATGTTGCGGGAAGCTGCACGATGGGCCTGCCGGTTGGGGTATCGGTTGGAGATAACAGCTAAACGCGAGGACAACGGGAGGGATAAGCAATGAAGGGAATAAGAATAAGATCATGCCTGGAGTGCATGTTCAGGAACAGCAGAAGCGGCCACTCCTGCCATAAGATTATGCAGAGATTGCACGACGATTCGGATATTTCACGGCACAGAGTAGCGTTCACGGCATTCATCGAGGGGTTTATTGAGGAAGAGCCTGAAAGAGTAGAAGAAGCACTATACTCGAAATGCCCGCTTGAAGATTGGGGTGCATGATGAAAAAAGGAATACCAATAGAATCGTGCGAGCAATGCAAATTCAGGCTGTCGGGGCTAAAAGATGGAACGGAGGTCTTTTCGTGCAGTGTAATCCGGGGCAATCTTGGACAGAAGGATATGACCCTAAAAGAATGGATAAAGATAGACGATAAGCACAAAGAAGCGTTTACGGCATTCACCATGAAGGGCGAGACTGAATTCTTTCCGGATTGTCCGTTTCCGGATTGGGGTGCATGATGGCCGATAAAAAGGTAATCATCGTAACAAGGTGCGGTCACTGTCCCCACTTTTGGCCCTTGCCTAAGCAGTTTGCGTGTTGTCATATTCTCCGATCTGTTTATGGCAATAAAGAGAAAGAAAACATGCATTGGGAAGAATTTACCTCTTTTGCGTTGTCAAGTAAAATTATAGAAGGGGGGAAATATATATTCCCTAAATGTCCATTGGATAACTTTAAAGATAGATTGATTGCTCATAAAGAGTAATACAACAGGGGGAAGGCAAATGCGAGATACCTATATTCTACACGACAACGATCTGGACGGCTTCGGAGCCGCCTATTCAGCATGGAAACTCTATAAAGACCAGGCAAAGTATATACCTTTAACGCATGGTAAGCCGTTGCCGGATATGCCGAACGATGCAAATGTATTCATCCTCGACTTTTCGTATCCACGTGATGTATTGGAAGAGCTTAATGGACGCATGAATCAGCTTCGGGTTATCGATCATCATGTAACGGCGCAGAAAGAGCTTGAGGGCTTGGATTACTGCGACTTTGACATGAAGCACTCCGGGGCTTATCTGGCGTGGGAATTCTTTCAGGGCTTATCATCTCATGTGCCGTGGCTTATACGCTATGTCGAGGACTTCGATCTGTTCCGGTTTGAACTTCCACAATCAAAAGAGGTCGTTGCGGCTCTTGAATCCGAGCCTATGGACTTCGGCATATGGGATAATCTGGCACGTGGGGAGAAGTCGGGCATAGCGCGTTTGGCACAGGACGGAGTGCCTATTGTTCGATACCGGAATCAAATGGTAGAGAAGATATGCAGCGAGGCTGGGGTGGGTAACGTATGCGGCTATCAGGTGCCGATATGTAATGCGAATCTGTTTAGCTCTTACGTGGGCAATAAGCTGGTTGAAGATAATCCCTGGGCTCCGTTTGTGGCTCTATACCGTGATAAGAACGACGGCACGCGAAGCTGGAGCCTCTATTCTATCGGTGAATTCGATACCAGCGAAGTGTCCCGGAGCATGGGCGGCGGCGGGCATAAAAACGCTTCCGGATTTACCGAAAGCATTCCAAGACAGGCACCGATGAAACCGGATAACGTAGGCGATCCGGTGCCAGCGGAGGTATCCATTCTTCAACGGGCTCTTGAGCTTGCGGTGCAGGATTATACCCGGAGCGAAGACCCGAAACGGAATGAAGGGTGGATAAACGATTATTTAAACAAGGCAAAGAAAGAATTGGAGGATGGGGAATGAGGGTATGTCCTTATGGGGAGCAGCAAATGGCGGAAGTGTCTAAGCGCGATGAGCAGATAGATAAGCTTATTGATCTACTGGTGGAAAATGCGATCTGTCCCGGACCCGATGGGGAGCCTTGCCCGGTAAAAAACGGGAAGACCGGTCCGACAGATGCGGATTGTAAAAAGCATGTTCGGGAGTGGCTTAATCGATAGAAGGGGTGATGGGGGATGGCGCAACAAACAACTTTACAACTGCAAGAGAATGAAGATGCCATAAAAGAGGTTGTCCGGGAACTCATCAAAAAAGGGGAACACAAAGAGGCGTTGTTCTTTGTGCGTGATGATGTTGTTTACTCCGGCACCGATGGGCGCAAGTATCGCCAGACGTATTTGAGTTACGTCTTTCAATGCAATTACGCATGGATGCACGGGGGAGCAATGCCTGAATAGGTGAATATATCAACCGGGGTACGGTTTATACCCCACTAAAGGGGCGCTCGAAAGGGCGCTTCTTCTTTTTTACGGGGCTTGCTTTTTTTGGCGAATAATCTATAATGATAAAGGGGGAGGCGGTTATATGTTTGGGCAGCGAGCGGTTAAGTCTATCGATATACTTTTTCAAGGATTCATGAATGCAATAAGATTTTTAATGGACAAAGGGGCGATGTGCCTTGTGCTTGTGCTTCTGGCTATCCTATGGGTTATGGGTGAGGAATTGGAAGATTTGGGGTGCGATGATTATGAGTAATAAAGATGCCTTGCGGACATATCCGGAGATGAACAAAAATATAGTTGGTATTCTTCGGATAAACAGTGACAATCCCACAGGGTTATACGCGGCCAATCGCATTGAGGAATTGGAAAGCAGGGTTAAAGAGCTTGAGGAGAAGATTCGCAACGAGCCTTCGTGGGGATGTTGTCCGCAGGATGTCAAGTGTCACGATGAAGGATGCAAAAGCTGTCGCCTGCGCTACTATGGACTGGAGGACAAGCAATGAGGAACTGGATTAAACGAAAGCTCAATATCAAGCACGCAGCCTGTATCGCAAATGAGAAGCAGCTAAAACAGGAGATTATGCGGATTATCAATGAAAGCGATGCCCGGATAGCAGAGCTTGAGAGGGACAACGCGCGATTGTCTACGGCTTTATCCGGGGAACATCCTTTTGCAACTACGATTGCTCTTGCTACATGCAAGGAGATAGCAACGAAACTCGTTGAGGCCGTCGAAGCCCGGCACAGGATAGGGTATGGACTTACTTTTAACCGGTATTCAGACCAGAAGAAGATGCAGGAACACAGCGCAGCCTGCGAGAGGGAAAAAGAAGCCATTGAAAGATGGCATAAGGAAATGGGGAGGTAGATCATGGATAAGATCGAAAAGGCGGAATTGATTTTTAGTATTATGAAGGGCTGTCCTTTTGCGGAGGATAGTTCGGACGAGATACAAGAGATTATACAGAAGGAGTATGTTGATTGCGACGGCGATTGCATCGAGTGCCTGGTGAAGAATCTTGACGAGGAGCAAATAGACAAGCTTTTAGAGATAATGTAATAAGGGTTGATGGGGGAAGGTATGGAACCGTATTACCAAGATGATTACGTAACTATATATCACGGTGATTGCCGAGAAATAATACCGCAACTCGGCACCTTTGATTTGTTAATGATGGACCCGCCGTATGGCATAGGAGAAGACCATAAAAAACAAGCTACAAGAGGAGGATTCACAAAGTTTAAGGATGGTAAGCCTTTATATGTTCCGGCCAAAGATTACGGCACGTCAGAATGGGATTATATTACCATCGAGCAGGAGCTTATAAATACTCTTATAGGAATGGCTAAATATTCCTGTATGTGGGGCGGCAACTATTATCGTGTAGAGCCTGCCAAGTGCTGGCTGGTGTGGGACAAAGAGAATACCGGTGACTTTGCTGATGGCGAGCTTGCTTGGACTAATTACCCGCGTGCCGTAAGGATAAAGCGTCATCTATGGAATGGGATGCTTCGCAAGAACAACGAGCCTCGTGTTCACCCTACGCAGAAGCCGCTTGAGGTTATTACATGGGCAATAAGCTTATCTCCGGTCTGCGAGACAATCCTTGACCCGTTTGCGGGCTCCGGTACTACAGGAAGAGCCGCAAAAGACCTATGCAAAAAGTGTGTTCTGATAGAGCAGGAAGAAAGATGGTGTGAGAAGGCCGCTCTGCGTATGGCTCAAGAAGTACTTCCGCTGGGTGATTGCCAATGACTGACTACAAAAAAGAAATGGCAAAGATAATCAGCGGGCATATCAACAGCCAGCGTCTTCACTGTTATGATAAATGGGACGTGTTCAGAGACTTCTGCGCTTTGTCAGCGTTATCGATAAGCAATGCGGTAGATAAGGCTCAATACGATGTCCGTGAAGCCCGCTACATGGAGATAGTTAAGCGATACGATAAAGAAGCCGTTGATATGTTCTCGAAGCTGCTGGGGATGCTTGCTGGAGCCCTGGAGGAAGATACAACGGACGTTCTCGGCCAGTTGTTCCATGACCTTGAGCTTCACAACAAATGGGTAGGTCAATTCTTCACACCTATCCACGTTGCCGATATGATGGGCCGGATATCGATAGTCGGCATGGAAGAGAAGATAAAAGAGCAAGGCTTTGTAACGGTATCGGAGCCAGCAGCCGGAGCCGGGGCGATGGTCTTAGGGCTTGCCAAGGCAATGAAAGAGGCCGGATACAACTATCAAGAGCAGATGCACGTAACGGCAGTTGACATAGACGAGCGATGCGCTCACATGTGCTATTTGCAGTTAAGCCTTTTGGGAATCCCGGCTGTTGTGGTCCACGGCAATACTTTGTCGCTAGAGGAATTCGGAAGATGGTATACCCCGGCGCATGTGTGGGGTGGTTGGGGCTGGAAGCTGCAAAATGATGAATCCAAAGATGATCAGGTTGTTGTAAGCATGGAAGAGAAAGGGCAGCTTGCGTTTGCGCTGTGATGGTGGGGGAAAGTGGCAATAACTAATGGGGAAATATTCAGTTCACCGATTATAGAAGATGCTGTTTTGGAGGCAATGGGGCTTAAAAGTCCTCCTCCAAGAAATGAAGTGAATAAGGAACTGCTGGAAAAGTTTCAAGAAGCGGTCATAAGCACGTCAAAGTCTTTATCATCAGCTTTTTTCGTCGGTATGCTCAAGATCGATTCCGAGATGCTTGCCAATAAGAACAAACTAATGGTGCCGGATGATTTATGGTGTGAATCCTGCCACGGGCAGATAACCTTTATACTTAACCACTTTGATCTTCCGGAAGGATGGAGCCTGCTCGATGCTCCGCGTGTCGTGTTTTATTTCATGGGCCAATGCGGAACATGCGGGAAGTATTATTACGCCTTTGGCGCTCGTGAATTCTGCGAGCCGCACATACTGCTTGCTATAATCATAGAGCGGAGCCTTCTCTATAAACTAAGGAAGGGGATAGAAGCGGCGAAGCAGTCTGCGTATATGCTCAAGTATTATCTTACGGCCCATGAGAAGACCTGCGGAATGACCTTGCAGCAGGCTATATTGCATTGGATGAAGGCATCAAAGTGATGGAACGATACCTCAACAAAGTCACGCACGGCCACTGCTTCGATGTGATGGCCGATCTGCCGAATAAGAGCGTCGATATGATCTTGTGTGACCCTCCTTATGGTGTAACGTCTGGGAG includes the following:
- a CDS encoding phage terminase large subunit family protein is translated as MAATFSGDGLKLLTVGDEDTRRSVAAEINPAVWTIRYRTLKGKPYTFYSSTVPQAHRPFLMQPMYDQHPHKVTEKGRQIGMSENSLTEALWFPDQHPFTKVVYVFPRDKQVRRFSSTRIDVAIEQSPYLKSRMKSANVYQKDIGDSFLILSSAWQADLGEGIDADVLFIDEKDRMKAKVEIAFEESLKSSPYGYLREFSTPSIPNMGVDENYQKSDQHEWMVRCEACGMMQPITYPESFLKLKAKDGTVSYRFACTKKGCRGKLNRYWGEWVPKFAGRNIRGYHISQMLAPWISANKIMQNKEKYVFKQLFYNYVLGIPYMGDAMLVTEAMLDACVETNLVKLPAGEAVVAGVDWGDTSWMVIGKLWEGRPLIIDLIKIDSDDAEEHPKEVARMMQKYNVRLCVCDAGYGKDRNARLLKQFPGRIFSCYYPNIEGGSSKVFLASWQDSQAKVTVDRTVSLKLMLHAFSSGNLSVFRKLYGTPHFDEFKKHICNLVSVKELGDDGTSMHERIGALGPDHYGHATNYLTIAFEKVTNLPRSSAGFVGDDEEE
- a CDS encoding DNA methyltransferase encodes the protein MEPYYQDDYVTIYHGDCREIIPQLGTFDLLMMDPPYGIGEDHKKQATRGGFTKFKDGKPLYVPAKDYGTSEWDYITIEQELINTLIGMAKYSCMWGGNYYRVEPAKCWLVWDKENTGDFADGELAWTNYPRAVRIKRHLWNGMLRKNNEPRVHPTQKPLEVITWAISLSPVCETILDPFAGSGTTGRAAKDLCKKCVLIEQEERWCEKAALRMAQEVLPLGDCQ
- a CDS encoding phosphoesterase — encoded protein: MRDTYILHDNDLDGFGAAYSAWKLYKDQAKYIPLTHGKPLPDMPNDANVFILDFSYPRDVLEELNGRMNQLRVIDHHVTAQKELEGLDYCDFDMKHSGAYLAWEFFQGLSSHVPWLIRYVEDFDLFRFELPQSKEVVAALESEPMDFGIWDNLARGEKSGIARLAQDGVPIVRYRNQMVEKICSEAGVGNVCGYQVPICNANLFSSYVGNKLVEDNPWAPFVALYRDKNDGTRSWSLYSIGEFDTSEVSRSMGGGGHKNASGFTESIPRQAPMKPDNVGDPVPAEVSILQRALELAVQDYTRSEDPKRNEGWINDYLNKAKKELEDGE
- a CDS encoding N-6 DNA methylase — encoded protein: MAKIISGHINSQRLHCYDKWDVFRDFCALSALSISNAVDKAQYDVREARYMEIVKRYDKEAVDMFSKLLGMLAGALEEDTTDVLGQLFHDLELHNKWVGQFFTPIHVADMMGRISIVGMEEKIKEQGFVTVSEPAAGAGAMVLGLAKAMKEAGYNYQEQMHVTAVDIDERCAHMCYLQLSLLGIPAVVVHGNTLSLEEFGRWYTPAHVWGGWGWKLQNDESKDDQVVVSMEEKGQLAFAL